The region agcagtatatgaatgactaaccttgtattgtggatggattatctcggTAGTTCTCCTGGTtttgtccttttacagcatcctgccatgcgattacatttgttcctgaccaccgagaacactcacgtttaacttttattgagtggaaaaaaagttagcttgtttatattatgctaacatagctgtgtcgctagcggtcacgtagcacatcattatataccagctagcccaacttcagtaaccctacaaacgtcactgctgtctagttttctgtcttaatttatgttggaagtgatagcagagctgtacgttttaatttatttccaaaaccccgcagtcaggacatgctatattgtatttagatagaagctagcgagctaactccctgctaacttctaactccgttaaatgtcataaattccattttcatggatgcctggatgttaaactcaatcgttacacctggtagagcagaacgctgatcattttattaaagatcaaAGACTTTAGAccgtttttcaactctcagtaatgccatagtgatcgtttgatatatggacctgcagcggagtttagacccagacacggccagtgacgtcagactgaacaatctgATTTTTCCTCCTGAACATTTCCAGGGGGTGGAGCTTCAGGAGAAAATATCACTGCTTTGTTTCTTTCCAACATGATTTAGTCTAATACACTGAACATCCTTAAAGaatatgtgaaaatgaaaagactaaATTATGTTGAGATGAGAAATTGAAATTAGTCAAGCTGGATATATGAAATCCTTATATGCAAATTCAACAACCAGcctattgcatttttttcagtgtacctTGAACCTACTTTCAAGATATGATCCAACCTGGTTAACTTTTATCATGATTAAATCTTTTAAACTGGCCCCAAGTGTCTTCTAAGTAAACCCATTCCCTGAGCCTAGGTAATTTTCTACCTGATGTAGAACTTTTGTGATCTCCTCATCTTGCACATCTTCTACAGTGGCGCTGAAACTCTGATTCCCTGTGATGTGGTTGACCAGGTTCTTGGAGAGGAAATGTGGTGCTGGTCCTCCATGCACAATGGATACAGGGATCATCTTTCCTGCTAAAAAGTACTCATCTTGCCTGGCAGCTGTTATACAGGGCACATAATTATCATGGTTAATTGCTATTAAATAtgctaatgaaaaaaataagccaatttttattaaaatttccATTGTAATAATTACGGAGAAAACATCCACCTCTTGAATTAAGATAACGGCTCTCTGGAGGTCCATCAAAGATGGGGCAATTTCTCAGACTGCCCATAAGAAGTGTGAGGAATTCACGCCTCGGGCCACCTGTATCCAAACCTTCTTCAAAGCTGCCAGCATCATCATTAAACTTGATGAACATGTCGTAGTTGTCAGAGTATGTGCTGCGTCGAAATCCTCTAACAGCTCCATCCCATACAGCTGACCTTGATATATTGAACCTGCTGACCTTCTTGTGGTCAAGTTCCAGTGCCAAATTTGCAATAATTTCATGTGCCTGCAAATTGGTGTCTctaaaaaaaagggaaacttattttttaaatgtgtatataCTTCTCTTATGATTGCATGATGTCTTGTACAGAACAAGATGGCAGTTAATTGGattcaaatgtttaaattactGACACAGGTTCTTCTGGGGGCTCAGCTTTGGCTTCGTTAGGAGTAGGATCTTCATCATCAATCACAATCGGTTCAAACAGCTGTGTGTAGTTTCTGCAGAGTGAAAACATGTACACAAAGTGTAGATGCAAAAAGACAAATGCATAAACATGCAGTTCCAGTTTTATAGAACGGttctactatttttttttctgaagaatCTAATGTAAAAGAGTCAAACTACATACATTTATAAtaattgtgtgtatatattttgtgCAACCCTCTGGAATAATTACTCAAGATACAACGCACCTGTAACAGGAGCTCTCGACAGTGAGGCATTCAGTAGTGGCTGTATCGTTTTCTTCTTCCAAATCTATGACCTGGAAATACAGAAATGAGGACGAATGAAAATTCATATTTGACCAATTGATAACTATTTTAATATAGGGAGCCTATTTCTCCTCCCCTTCTGGTCTGCTCATGGGTCcctgaacaaaagaaaaatgaatggaaGTGAATGGAGCtataaaagttattttctggTCTGCTTTGTCTTACTCTCTGAATCACACATATGTTGTACttcaatttaaataataaataattgtgTTTCAACTATGTCTGTAATGTAATTTGAGATTTGTTAGCTTGTAAAAATTCGTCATTAAAATGACTACAAGTCAGATGTTGCAAATATGACATCGCCTCAGAAGCTTTTCTCCCCCAGCGTAGCTGCTAATTACCACATGGCCAGATTTATAGTGGTTTTCTCCACATCATCCTGGAAGAAGGATTCGAAGCTCGCTAAACAAAACTAAGCTTTTCCTCTTCTCTGTGTCTGGTTCGATGATGTCAATTTTGTGAGAGGAACATTTACATTTCGCCACATCTTTtcaaacaaaacctaaaataaCCTTTGCCACCTGTCGCTTAAGCACTTTTTGgcatcaaaatgtgtttatatactTCACGGACATCATATTTTAATTCCATGGCACACATCAAATGGGatcagaaaataatttttattggCTCATAGACTCCTATTTTTTTAGCAGTAGGGGACCCATGGTCCGGAAGTAGATGGATGTACCTTAGGTTCCCTATCCCAGTAGATTATCTAAAGGTACAATAAGTAAGAATGAAATAAGAGGAACATCCTGTGGTCAAATTTGTGTACTGCAGTCTATCTTTATAAACAAACGAGTGACTCTCCCTCCTCCCGTTCCATGAGTTTCATGGCTACGGATCAGCGCCAGAAGATTCTAGATGACAAAGACGAGTCATACACAGTTAGTTTCAATGTAACCTTCCCTCCAACATGATTGAGATATTAGACTGCTTTGTAATTATTTCATGTACCGGTATGACTTATTGTACCTTTAAGGGGTGGATGTTATAATCTATTGATAGTATGAAAATTGAGGATGTGAAATGCATTGTATAATAACAATGAATGTAATAAGCAAACAGTGAATCGTTATCTAATTGCAAAGTAAAGGCGGTGGAAATTGTCTGCTGCACTGTTTTACtgataaaatagttttttaccTGTTGTACTTCATTAGCAAGCACAAGATCCCCAGAACCATTCCTTagagaacaaagaaaagcattatTGTTGTGTACTGTGAAAATATTAATTGACATTGAAAATATTTAAGCATCTTGATTAACAAACAAGCAATATTATGTATTATGTAGTCCATGTTCCAAAAACCATATACAGAATGAATGACAAAAGTGTATATCTCATTAATACAAAGTGTAggcaaaaaacagtaaaagattacATGTTCTTAAAATATCACTTACTCGTATTCTGCCGCTTTCTGTAAAGGACTGCTTTCATGTTGAAGTTCCCAtggctgaaacaaacaaacacatgcacgcgcacacacacacaaaatgtatttCACATACAACTATTAACTGTTTTACTGAactgaggcaaatggtggtggctaaacaacaaaaaaactctaTAAAAATTCTTAAATTGTACTTACCAGTGTATCAGCAAGGTCAAACTCAGACGGCCTTTTAATAACAATCTCTGGGTCAGAGTCAGACAAGTCTGAGTTTTCTCCaactacaaaacatgaaaacaaatcaaGCTAAGCTAACTAATTTCATACTAATGTATGAAACTTTATTTGATCATCAATAATAGATTAATACGAAAGGCATAAAGTTAGCATTGAAAACTCATGACTCAGTAGATCCAAAAATGGCTGAATTTCATGTTTCCAGgaagaaacaaaacatataCAAGCTAATTTAGGGAGCAATGGTGGCAGAGGAGTTAAAAGCCCGCCCTGTAGTCAAAAGGTTGAAAGTTTGAGCCCTGCTCAGTCTGTCGCAGTcgttgtccttgggcaagacacttcaccctccATGCCAGGTGGTGGTAGTGGGAGGGATAGGTGGCATCTGTGTACAGCAGCCTTGCTTCAGTCAGTGAGTCCCAGGACAGTTGTGTCCACATTGTAGCTAATCActagcagtgtgtgaatgtgtgtgggtGACTGACTGGTTTTGTTGTGAAGTGTCTTGGGGGGGTTGTAGAACCCTAGAAGGTGCTATatcaaatacaggccattcacCATTTTAATGTAGGTATGCTATTGACTTGGGTGCTTTATGCGTAATGTTATCATTTCACAATTTCAAAATTAGCAGTTGTTGAAACTAAGGGAATGTGTgtcaaaatccaaacaaacattACCAGCTTACCATCTTCAAAGTCACTCTTCAAGCAGATGAAAACAGTGATTCTTTGATAAGGCTTGCCAACTTCAGCCTTATAAGCCTCAAGTATAAATGGTCTTTGTGTTCCAGGGACAGTAATGACCTCAGTGCCATCCGGATACAGAAGAAGGAAAGGTCCATCTTTTAGATCTTTGTTAAagtccttcattttttttaacagcttgaTTGAGCAGACTTGTGGCAGTAGCATCAGGGTCTGTTGTTAGGAAAATAGTTTTTCCACGGTATGGCTTCAAACCACCCTTTTTAATGGTCATCAAGCTGACATTTATCTGTAAGGAAAAAGACATGAACAATGGGCCAAGTAGATGCTAATATGACTCTAGGCAGATCTATTCAAACTTGAATATTTATTAACTGCAAAAGAGGGATCTTCCTGACAACCTTAATGTACAATTACTCGTAAACAATTGTTCTTATTCTGGATAGCTTTACTACACTGAACATTTTTTACACAACTCCCCTAAGGAATAACAAAAGAATGTCATTAGAAAATTAACCTCAACTTGTTTTCAGACTGAGCTAGCCAACCTACCTGAacctcttcttttttcctttttctttaagcCCTTCCTCCCTTCAGAAAACTTTTGCctctcttcatttttcttttttctgtattcTATGAAGGTGCTGAAGGTTGGAGTCGGGCAGTTTGAGGTAGTCTGTGATGCTAAagggaaacaaaggaaaaatgtaCTACAATGTTACACATTAAAGACATTCATTCATGTGACATTCTATTGTCCACACAACACGCAAATAAGGACAACACTGAATAATTCACTAGAAAATTTCTACCAAGGAATGACAATGCAACTGATACTATTGACCAATACAATTAACCAGTAAGTTTTAATGTATAGACACATAATAGTGTTAGTTCCTAAAGTTAACCAAACATAATAAATGAACTCATTTATTATCGTTTCAGTTGTGGAAATGCTCAGAGGACTGTTCCACGAAGCAGGCTAATCCCAAAAGCCAGGCTCACTCTGAAAATCCAGGCTCGATTTCCCCAAATTCGGTTCCAGAAACGAGGCTAACCTGCAGTCTTTCTGCTCATTCATTATGCAATATGCTTGTGGACAAGTCTGGTCCGTGGCACCCTAGCTGCGAGGTTTGTTAACACTAGAACTGCCCTCAAACCTTCACTACTAGAAAGGTCTTGAGCAGTCATTTTGACAGCTGCGTGCATTTTCAAATGAGCCTCGATTTTCTGAGCTCGCTTAGTGGAACAGCCCTCTGGTCTGCTATGGTCTGGAAACAGCCAACGCTAGgctaataaatcaataaataacaaacattttattatgcTTATTAACTTACTCAATGGGAGTGAGGTGTCTCCGATGCAAGATGCGTGATAAAGCCTCTCGCCACAGCCGCTGCAAAAGTTCGGTGACTCCTCAACCAGCTTTTTCCCACAGCTAGGACAAAACATTCCGCCGTTCTTGTTCAAACGAAATGCGCTACAGGCAGAGTAACTTCCGGTTCCAAAGACAAACAGCGCGGACATCCAATCAGTGAGGTCTCCTGTTGCCGACTGGTGCCTACCCTTTCCGGTTTTCTTAATGTAATTGTGCTTCTTAATTTGATTTTGTGATTCTCagtattgtttttgtgcttcttaatttgattttgtgattctcagtattgtttttgtgcttctcaattttgttgttgtgtttagcaatttgtttgtgtgatttgcacttcagggccaccgtatcagggcctatactggtgtttttaaaagttatgtttgactgtATGacttttctgggatgcttaggactcatattgcactgctggaaatagtttattttgatgcatatgctgcttttttgcaaatttgcagtataatattcattttcgtttttcctgcagtgtataaaaattggtgtatttcaaaaataaaatgatgaagacactcaaaataaatttcctgtggtgggaaactattttgtgcaacttttttgtatttacacttttgagggataagcctcttaaatttctctaactaagaaatatatgttaaaaaatcaaaaacgattttcaatttttttgtagtttattgcacttttttgcaatttatgtaattactatgcacttaaggaatacatattattaaaatctaggctataattgttgtattgatgtatagcaacttgaaatgctcccaaaaatggcaccacaccatgtaaaaatataatataacctCTGgaggacttggttctatggtaggtcttaaagggttaaatacacagagggagcaatcagtgAATGAGAGACAGAAGGGAAGCATAGCtggtagtgatgggatttccggctctttttagagatccggcactttcggttcggctcactaaatagagccggctctttcggctccgaaccggctcttcaggttgttttgttgctttaattaatttattattaacaatattataaaattatgcacaaaaggaattactaacgtaaaaaagagtggttatatttatatatgtttatatataaatatatgcggtggtccctagagacaaaacacgtacaaactccaagacacatttctagcatgaactgaacttccaaagcagagctactagatcacttaaattacacaattgaaagcatatgtgtattctttgtgtatttatacacaggcactcatatatattcaaataattttttaaaaaaatgttcatttacctgttattagggctgggcgatatgacccaaaattcatatcttgatgttttttagctggatggcgatataagatatatatctcgatatatatttttttaaagccataaagtaagaacaaaaagagagttcttagtccaagctgtgtcccagatgtcacacaggcacttttattaacatagagcagatgtacataacatttactcaaaaataatttatgagcatttattaaataataatgctccataaataaaataaaacagtgttgtttttgtgcataacaaaaagctcacaattgtgcagtcaaaatgtaaactaacagacgctgagcacaataacaaagacagatttcacagctgctctgttcacaATTTgtactgtgtgactgacagcctggagtttgtaatccgcttcgcaaccacgtctcttaacaggtgccatttatggtccttatacacagtagggtaatattacgttgaagcacagtacgtatcactccgcgaggctaagccgtaatgctccgacaatccatcaagcggtgcagcaccgtagcttaccaaagtcgtactaaaacattttttgacagattgctgagcgccatgttccacataaaatcggttcgcggccatcaagcacaaccagaattcatacataaggtgcgctgtcaacttttgagaaaatgaaaggattttagtccgtgcagcacctctgggcgttagcgtggttagctagctaacacgttgacgccgtccagccccacgcacggggcgatgcgcagtaactcgttaacggagatttgccgtgtccatcttgtcgcttcctgcaggtgacGCGATGGGGGAGGaaggggagttgtgttcagtgaaggagaggcgaggccgagtaacgttgcgtaaagacaaaagtggacgcaagagaggcaaacttgcggctccacaagtatagttataacgtaacatagactatatcaatataaaggatattgtcacatcttatatctcgtataaaaaatatatagatattttttaataactcgatatatcgcccagctctacctgttattaccacaaaGCAAATCCGGTTGTTggtggtacttgctggctttcatttatgttctagaatcaattctcacattaaaatatcgatattttagtaatttagggtaaatttgtagtttatcattaacaggaacacagtggaaagaaactataacattcggattgtctacattcaaaggaactacttccccttccgcctttcatagtcatgtgcgaaatacggctgtataaatgtctcgcagccccttggcgtgcacactcacaacaatggctgagcgtaattgtgcggacgtattttacctccacaaacagctgagacgtggtttgtGATACATATggcaaaaaagtgaggtgttgtggccatacttgccaaccttgagacctcagaattaggaagacattcaaaagggctgttgggggggggggataaatacattttacagtgtttatttatcggataaaatacgttaaatgtcaccatTATTATTGGCCAGCCCGGAAACaacgggggtgtccaaattcagaggctgcttccacctgaggacccggccttcgtggtctaaagaaagccgtcACGTAtacgtcacgagctccctcggtggagtgaaactctgccgtctgctccttgctatctaaaatataacagggcgctggcgtaaactctcgaccgtctcacactttgtttaattagttttctgtttaacgTTTATTCAGTTGTGTGAAAACCCCGCAGGAACCCTCCCAAGGGATtattaaagttaaatttaatctaatataataactttaatttcagccaaaccaatttactcacgaacaaataaaacactgaaaaagccaaacaatagcATTTTTACGTTATCAAtaacttatatatcatgtttaacccgagtagcgaaagacaggggggtttgaaaacgatgtgttgatcggctcagatatttaaagtttacacagctacattctgaaaacctgaaaatatgttaaaagtttttttgcgacccagaaagagaaataagagtgatattaaaactaagtcgctcccgccattgttggaaactggaattggctggggcgcgctatgaattctgcatatagtttttcaattttgttgcctgggtggaaaatcgggagaaattcgggattctcccggaaaaatcaggagggttggcatgtatggttgtggcaacatcattaaccttgtcaaacacctcagagtaaatcatatcacagaatatgacgagcatatgttgagatgaactgaagaggAAGACAGGGACAGgtgacgtctctcacggagtcctttagtgctgcaggcaggcaaggtgttcaaatagtgcacaacttcagtttttttatttctatatgatgaactctgcattattaagtgataagaacaagaaatctgatgtcctgtaatcattatgacgctataatttgagatacaataaataaaatacgtttttgtacaaagtattggtatcggatcagtatcgtcgataccaccctgaatattacttggtatcggattggaaaggaaatcagtggtatcgcacatcactactacCTGGGCCAAGAAACACCCATTGGGTCAAGATCAGAAACATCAGCATTGGCTGTGCATGGCTGCTCTGTTTTGGACTGAGCTTTGGAGCTCTAGTTTTGCAAAATGAACTCTCCATACAATTGTtatgtgttttgattttattggtAACAGTCATATCTTTTTGCAGCCTGTTCTCTGTGTTCTGATTCATCCAGGGCCAGGGGAAGCAAGTGGAGAAAAGAAACAGGTTGACCAATCAAAGCAAAGAGCCTTCTACACCATCACAGTTATATCATCTGTGCTTTATCTGTAGTTATCAGGGCAATTGCTGCAGTGgaacttttatgtttttaaaaataaatacattttttaaaaagaaaaacaaagcacaggTAGCTGTGTCTGGGACAATGTTCACTGCCATGCAAACAGGACCTGCTCAGCATAGTTGGTTTGTCCTCAGTTGTTCAGTTACAGAGGTTGTGACAGTGTCTGCTTGTAGTTTTGGTTCCTAAATGTAACTCAGCTGCAagtgaaaaagaatgaaaatagtGATTAAAGCAAACTTAAAAGCCTACTACCTTGCACATGTAGGGTCCTGTTGtgtggttgttgtttgttgtgagTGTGTCTAGCTGGCAGCTGGGACGCTGCAGCCAAGGTGCATTGTAACAGCAACCaagtgaaataaaaaggaaatgtcAGCAAATGGAGACTTGTGGTCACGTCATGCCTCATTCCAGCCACAGGTAGACTTTAATTGTATTGTTTGCTTTTCAGATTGTTGCACTTATCTGGTGGTTTTATTTCATATAGGGGTGTTAggatgtgtttttgagtgatTGTACATCTGCTTTTAGGTGATTGCTAAGATTTAATGGTGGGTTATTTAAAATTCTGAGAATATTCAAGAAGTTGGTTGTATTTTGCATTTGCTATAAATAGTTTAGGATGTTGGTACATTCCATCATTCTGACATTCCTGCTCAGGTGGAGCAGATGCTGCAGATGGAAAGACTATGGACTTGGCATGTGACTTTTCCACATTGGCAGCAGGTGGTCACAACTCTTCTGCTTTTGTCGGAGCAAAACTCGCATTGCCTCCTGCTTTTCGTTTTAGTGCCTGAAGAGgggcctgcagcagcagcaccctGCGCACTTCTCACCAAATCTGCTGTGAGTGATGAGCGGGGAAGGTAGCCTCTCTTCGCTATCTGTGGCTAGACTAACATCTCTCCCACCTCCTCAATGTACAGCCTCCTCTTGTGTGATTTGGCCTGCTGCCATGATGGGTCAATTTCGTTCCACAAGACGTAGCCATTGTAGAGGGAGACATCAAGGAGGTGGTGGAATAGGGCCAATGGCTACCGTGCT is a window of Astatotilapia calliptera unplaced genomic scaffold, fAstCal1.2 U_scaffold_13, whole genome shotgun sequence DNA encoding:
- the LOC113017448 gene encoding G2/M phase-specific E3 ubiquitin-protein ligase-like, producing the protein RDTNLQAHEIIANLALELDHKKVSRFNISRSAVWDGAVRGFRRSTYSDNYDMFIKFNDDAGSFEEGLDTGGPRREFLTLLMGSLRNCPIFDGPPESRYLNSRAARQDEYFLAGKMIPVSIVHGGPAPHFLSKNLVNHITGNQSFSATVEDVQDEEITKVLHQVLKAESEESLHNLILQNSTIFQTAGCLRNVKPCEKQAFVEEYLITPSKFRMASCSSQQPLTFSDLQMYMKKLIQ